In the Juglans microcarpa x Juglans regia isolate MS1-56 chromosome 6D, Jm3101_v1.0, whole genome shotgun sequence genome, one interval contains:
- the LOC121236042 gene encoding AT-hook motif nuclear-localized protein 1-like produces MEASSGVTVVGSDAPSDYHVAPRTENPAQTAGSAPPPSTAAKVSAPPSTVVTVVAPAMPAKKKRGRPRKYGLDGSVTMALSPKPISSSAPPPVIDFSAEKRGKVKPASSVSKTKFEVENIGEWVACSVGANFTPHIITVNTGEDVTMKVISFSQQGPRAICILSANGVISSVTLRQPDSSGGTLTYEGRFEILSLSGSFMPNESGGTRSRSGGMSVSLASPDGRVVGGGVAGLLVAASPVQVVVGSFLTGNQHEQKPKKLKHEYVSIATPTAAVPISSADPWPSLPPDSRNKPTDINVSLPGG; encoded by the exons ATGGAGGCAAGTAGTGGGGTTACAGTGGTGGGATCAGATGCTCCGTCGGACTACCATGTAGCTCCAAGGACGGAAAATCCGGCTCAGACTGCTGGATCAGCTCCGCCGCCGAGTACGGCGGCGAAAGTGAGTGCGCCGCCTTCAACGGTTGTGACTGTGGTGGCTCCAGCTATGCCGGCAAAAAAGAAGAGAGGTCGGCCTAGGAAGTACGGGCTTGACGGTAGCGTCACGATGGCACTGTCTCCGAAGCCGATATCGTCCTCCGCGCCGCCACCGGTGATCGACTTCTCGGCCGAGAAGCGTGGAAAAGTGAAGCCAGCCAGCTCGGTGAGCAAGACCAAGTTTGAGGTGGAGAATATAG GTGAATGGGTTGCATGCTCTGTTGGTGCCAATTTTACACCCCATATCATCACTGTTAATACCGGCGAG GATGTTACAATGAAGGTCATATCATTTTCTCAGCAAGGGCCTCGAGCTATATGCATTCTCTCTGCAAATGGCGTGATATCAAGTGTTACACTTCGCCAGCCTGATTCTTCTGGGGGTACATTGACATATGAG GGTCGTTTTGAGATATTGTCGTTATCTGGATCATTCATGCCAAATGAAAGTGGAGGAACGAGGAGCAGATCTGGTGGGATGAGTGTTTCATTGGCAAGTCCAGATGGGCGTGTGGTAGGTGGCGGTGTTGCTGGTCTATTAGTAGCTGCAAGTCCCGTGCAG GTCGTAGTTGGGAGTTTTCTGACAGGGAATCAGCATGAACAAAAGCCCAAAAAACTGAAACACGAGTACGTATCAATTGCCACGCCGACTGCAGCTGTTCCTATATCGAGTGCAGATCCTTGGCCTTCGCTGCCACCAGATTCCAGGAATAAGCCTACTGACATTAACGTATCTCTGCCTGGAGGGTAA